The Prevotella sp. oral taxon 299 str. F0039 genome has a segment encoding these proteins:
- a CDS encoding chromate transporter, translating into MVFIQLFITFFEIGLFGFGGGYGMLSLIQTEVVRNHHWLTSAEFTNVVAISQMTPGPIGINTATYCGYTAVHSMGYGTGMSVLGSAIATFALVLPTFIFMILITKMFMRYMKTTAVQSVFEGLRPAVVGLLAAATLMLMNSENFGSFGASRWQFCISIALFVATFVGTKVIKINPIHMILYAAFAGLMLL; encoded by the coding sequence ATGGTATTTATTCAGCTTTTTATAACATTCTTTGAAATTGGACTTTTTGGCTTTGGAGGAGGCTATGGCATGCTATCTCTCATACAAACAGAGGTAGTTCGCAATCATCATTGGTTGACATCGGCAGAGTTTACCAATGTAGTTGCCATCAGTCAGATGACTCCTGGACCTATAGGAATAAACACTGCGACCTATTGTGGCTATACTGCTGTGCACTCAATGGGCTACGGAACGGGCATGAGTGTATTGGGAAGTGCCATTGCTACCTTTGCATTAGTGTTACCAACATTTATTTTTATGATTTTAATTACAAAGATGTTTATGCGTTATATGAAGACAACTGCAGTGCAAAGTGTGTTCGAAGGCTTGCGACCAGCCGTTGTTGGACTTTTAGCTGCGGCGACATTGATGTTGATGAATAGCGAAAATTTTGGCTCGTTTGGCGCAAGTCGATGGCAATTCTGCATTAGTATAGCCTTATTTGTTGCTACATTTGTGGGCACAAAGGTCATTAAAATAAATCCTATACACATGATACTCTATGCTGCTTTTGCTGGGTTAATGTTGCTATAA
- a CDS encoding DMT family transporter, whose translation MNTNLKGLSAAAISSITFGTIALFSLPVLKSGMDSLSLIVYRFFFGGIALLLLALFQRVSLRVSLKDIGQLLLLSCIYSVSALSLIEGYNYMPTGVATTLVFSYPVWTALLMAVFFRERLGIKTIASIGLAIVGVVLLSGITGSDLQNSHIGVAWELLSGLTYAIYLVVFPRLEVKKMPSLALTFYIFLFTMLLILGFSFITKGELAPIANKSVALNLVLVGLIPTAISNIALIVALKKVSSTLTAILGVFKPITALIIGLLVFGETLNQYTTLGLILTLVSVSLLIMGAGKSKN comes from the coding sequence ATGAATACAAATTTAAAAGGCCTAAGTGCCGCTGCTATTTCGTCAATTACTTTTGGAACGATAGCCCTTTTCAGTCTTCCTGTGCTCAAAAGTGGTATGGATTCGCTCTCACTTATCGTTTATCGTTTTTTCTTTGGAGGCATAGCACTCCTGCTTTTAGCCCTCTTTCAAAGAGTGTCTTTGCGTGTTTCGCTAAAAGACATCGGGCAACTTCTATTGCTCTCGTGCATCTATTCTGTTTCAGCCTTGTCGCTAATAGAAGGTTATAACTATATGCCTACGGGCGTTGCCACCACACTTGTGTTCTCATATCCAGTGTGGACAGCCTTGTTAATGGCTGTTTTCTTTCGTGAACGATTGGGCATTAAAACCATAGCTTCAATTGGCTTGGCCATCGTGGGAGTTGTTCTTTTGTCGGGAATAACAGGCTCAGACCTACAAAATTCACATATTGGAGTAGCTTGGGAGCTTCTTTCTGGATTGACCTACGCCATCTATTTAGTGGTGTTTCCACGTCTTGAAGTGAAGAAGATGCCATCGCTTGCACTTACATTCTATATCTTTCTTTTCACGATGTTGTTGATCTTAGGTTTCTCGTTCATCACCAAAGGCGAGCTTGCACCTATTGCCAACAAGAGTGTAGCATTGAACTTAGTGCTCGTAGGACTCATTCCTACAGCCATAAGTAATATCGCTCTCATCGTAGCATTAAAGAAAGTGAGCAGTACTTTAACTGCTATTTTGGGCGTATTTAAGCCCATTACCGCACTGATTATCGGTCTTTTAGTTTTCGGAGAGACCCTTAATCAATACACAACCCTTGGTCTTATTCTTACACTTGTATCGGTTTCGCTATTGATAATGGGTGCAGGAAAGAGCAAGAACTAA
- a CDS encoding DMT family transporter, which produces MALNNNNIRGLVEASISAIAFGTIPLFSIPVLNEGIDSLSLLVYRFAFAGIIILLVLIANKRSMHINRGDAFRIMFISLLYAVSAISLIEGYKYMSSGIATTLLFSYPIWTALLMGIFFKERLKFGSIISIFLAIGGVVLLSGVIDGDFQASYKGLLCELFSGFLYATYMVILPVMRIRKMSSLKLTFYVFFFTMLLISFYSLFATGGIKGIPSTSSFINLALLGLVPTAISNITLIMALKKVSSTMAAILGAFEPVTAMFVGVLVFSEPFTMPIALGLLLIIASVIFLVLSNKKAQEQDKQIEEEK; this is translated from the coding sequence ATGGCTTTAAACAATAACAATATTAGAGGATTAGTAGAGGCATCTATTTCTGCAATAGCATTCGGAACAATTCCTTTATTCAGTATCCCTGTTTTGAACGAAGGCATTGATTCTCTTTCACTTCTTGTGTATCGGTTTGCCTTTGCAGGTATAATTATACTCTTAGTGCTCATTGCCAATAAACGTTCTATGCACATTAACCGAGGCGATGCTTTTCGAATTATGTTTATTTCGTTGCTCTATGCCGTTTCTGCCATTTCGCTTATTGAAGGCTATAAGTATATGTCGAGTGGTATTGCCACTACACTTTTGTTTTCATATCCTATATGGACAGCTCTGCTTATGGGTATATTCTTTAAAGAACGACTTAAATTTGGCTCTATTATTTCTATCTTTTTAGCAATTGGAGGCGTTGTTCTTTTGTCGGGAGTAATAGATGGAGACTTCCAAGCATCATATAAAGGACTATTGTGTGAGCTGTTTTCTGGATTCTTATATGCCACTTATATGGTGATACTTCCAGTGATGCGCATACGTAAAATGTCATCGCTCAAGCTCACATTTTATGTGTTCTTTTTCACCATGTTGCTCATTTCTTTCTATTCTCTTTTTGCTACTGGAGGCATAAAGGGCATTCCTTCGACCTCATCATTCATCAATTTGGCACTCTTAGGACTTGTTCCTACAGCGATAAGCAATATCACTTTGATTATGGCTTTGAAGAAAGTGAGCAGTACTATGGCTGCCATTTTGGGAGCATTCGAGCCTGTTACAGCCATGTTTGTGGGCGTGTTGGTGTTTAGCGAGCCTTTTACGATGCCCATTGCGCTAGGCTTGTTGTTGATAATTGCATCGGTGATATTCTTGGTGTTGTCGAATAAAAAAGCGCAAGAACAAGATAAGCAGATTGAAGAAGAAAAATAA
- a CDS encoding OmpA family protein yields the protein MKIMKQKTFIATLFAGVLLASSCASKKELDNCRLENKNLTESFQSTKEELAASRARVNSLEEQLAQQKKDYASLQNSLDKSLLNSNANNVNISKLVDQINESNQYIRHLVEVKSKSDSLNMVLSNNLTRSLSKEELKEVDVQVLKGVVYISLADNMLYKSGSYEINDRAAETLSKIAKIITDYKDYDVLIEGNTDNVPIARENIRNNWDLSCLRASSVVQYLQTHYGVNPKRLTAGGRGEYNPIANNNTELGKQRNRRTQIIITPKLDQFMELIDKAPEESQK from the coding sequence ATGAAAATTATGAAACAGAAAACATTTATTGCCACTCTTTTTGCAGGAGTACTATTAGCAAGTAGTTGCGCAAGTAAGAAAGAACTAGATAATTGTAGATTAGAAAATAAAAATTTAACAGAATCTTTCCAATCAACAAAAGAAGAGCTTGCTGCTAGCAGAGCACGTGTGAACAGCTTGGAAGAACAGCTTGCTCAACAAAAGAAAGATTATGCATCATTGCAAAATTCACTCGATAAGAGTTTGTTAAATAGTAATGCAAACAACGTGAATATTTCGAAATTGGTTGACCAAATCAATGAGTCGAACCAATATATCCGTCACTTAGTGGAAGTGAAGAGCAAGAGCGACTCGCTAAACATGGTGCTTTCGAACAACTTAACACGCTCGTTAAGCAAAGAAGAGCTTAAAGAAGTAGACGTACAAGTGTTGAAAGGTGTTGTTTATATCTCGTTAGCCGATAACATGTTGTATAAGAGTGGAAGCTATGAAATAAACGACAGAGCAGCTGAAACACTAAGTAAGATTGCAAAAATCATTACCGATTATAAGGATTATGACGTGCTTATCGAAGGCAATACCGACAATGTGCCCATTGCAAGAGAGAACATTCGTAACAATTGGGACTTGTCTTGCTTGCGTGCTTCGAGCGTAGTTCAATATCTACAAACACACTATGGCGTGAATCCTAAACGCTTAACAGCTGGTGGACGTGGTGAATATAACCCCATTGCCAATAACAATACCGAGCTAGGAAAGCAACGCAACCGTCGTACACAGATTATAATCACTCCAAAACTAGACCAGTTTATGGAGCTAATTGATAAGGCTCCAGAAGAGTCTCAAAAATAA
- a CDS encoding OPT family oligopeptide transporter, with protein sequence MNVPEKLPENAFKELREGEEYEPLMSPQSSYPEVTLWSVTWGILMAVIFSAAAAYLGLKVGQVFEAAIPIAIIAVGVSTASKRKNALGENVIIQSIGACSGAVVAGAIFTLPAIYILQAKYPEISASFFKIFIASLLGGVLGILFLIPFRKYFVKDMHGKYPFPEATATTQVLVSGAKGGGQTKKLLLAGLIGGLYDFVVATFGLWNENVTSRVVGWGTALADKTKLVFKINTGAALFGLGYIVGLRYTLIICLGSAAVWWLIVPGMSFVFHDTVLNNWDASITQTVGSMSAEEIFKYYGKSIGIGGIAMAGIIGVIKSWSIIKNAIVLASKELRGGSASAEKSEAIRTQRDISFRIIAIGSLITLLVIFLFFWFGVMNTLFYAVVGVLLVAIIAFLFTTVAANAIAIVGSNPVSGMTLMTLILASVVLVAVGLNGASGMVAALIMGGVVCTALSMAGAFVTDLKIGYWIGTTPQKQQTWKFLGTLVSAATVGGVMMLLNSTYGFASGQLAAPQANAMAAVIDPLMNGAGAPWLLYGIGALIAIVLTWCRVPALAFALGMFIPLELNLPLVVGGAVNWYVTSRSSDAKMNEERGEKGTLIASGFIAGGALMGVVSALLRFAGFDFINQAWLDNPFSQGLSLIAYGALIYCLVRFTKK encoded by the coding sequence ATGAATGTTCCTGAAAAACTACCAGAAAACGCCTTTAAGGAATTGAGAGAAGGCGAAGAGTATGAACCTTTGATGTCGCCCCAAAGTAGCTATCCCGAAGTAACGCTATGGTCGGTAACTTGGGGAATCTTAATGGCTGTAATCTTTTCTGCCGCTGCTGCCTACCTAGGATTAAAGGTAGGACAAGTGTTCGAGGCTGCAATTCCCATCGCAATTATAGCAGTGGGTGTTTCAACGGCATCGAAAAGAAAGAATGCTTTGGGTGAAAATGTAATTATACAGAGTATTGGTGCTTGCTCGGGAGCTGTGGTTGCAGGAGCAATTTTTACCCTTCCTGCTATTTATATTCTACAAGCAAAATATCCAGAAATAAGTGCTTCCTTCTTTAAAATATTCATAGCATCACTCTTAGGGGGTGTTCTTGGAATCTTATTCCTCATTCCTTTTCGCAAATACTTTGTGAAAGACATGCATGGTAAATATCCTTTCCCCGAAGCAACAGCAACAACTCAGGTGCTTGTTAGTGGTGCAAAAGGAGGCGGACAAACCAAAAAACTGTTGCTTGCAGGCTTAATAGGTGGCTTATACGATTTTGTTGTGGCTACATTTGGTTTGTGGAACGAAAACGTAACCTCACGAGTTGTGGGCTGGGGAACAGCTCTTGCCGACAAAACAAAATTGGTATTTAAAATCAATACAGGTGCTGCCTTGTTTGGATTGGGCTATATCGTGGGCTTACGTTACACTTTAATTATCTGCTTAGGCTCTGCTGCGGTGTGGTGGTTGATTGTTCCTGGTATGTCTTTCGTTTTCCATGACACTGTTTTAAACAATTGGGACGCATCAATAACTCAAACTGTTGGCTCGATGAGTGCTGAAGAAATCTTTAAATATTATGGTAAGAGTATCGGTATTGGAGGTATTGCAATGGCAGGTATTATTGGTGTTATCAAATCGTGGAGCATCATTAAAAACGCCATTGTCCTTGCTTCTAAAGAGCTAAGAGGCGGTTCTGCATCTGCAGAAAAGAGCGAAGCTATCCGCACTCAACGTGACATCTCTTTCAGAATCATCGCAATAGGATCTTTAATAACCTTGTTGGTTATTTTCTTATTCTTTTGGTTCGGCGTGATGAATACCTTGTTCTATGCTGTTGTGGGTGTGTTGCTTGTGGCAATTATCGCCTTCTTATTTACAACTGTGGCAGCCAATGCCATTGCCATTGTGGGTAGTAATCCTGTTTCAGGAATGACCTTAATGACCTTGATTCTTGCATCCGTGGTTCTTGTTGCAGTAGGATTGAACGGAGCAAGTGGTATGGTTGCAGCCCTAATTATGGGTGGAGTGGTTTGTACTGCTTTGTCTATGGCTGGCGCATTTGTTACCGATTTGAAGATCGGTTATTGGATTGGAACAACTCCACAGAAGCAACAAACATGGAAATTCTTGGGTACTTTGGTGTCGGCAGCAACCGTTGGAGGTGTAATGATGTTATTAAATAGCACTTATGGTTTCGCTTCTGGTCAGTTGGCTGCACCGCAAGCAAATGCTATGGCGGCTGTTATCGATCCTTTGATGAATGGTGCGGGTGCTCCATGGTTGTTGTATGGAATAGGTGCTTTGATAGCTATTGTGTTAACATGGTGCAGGGTTCCTGCTCTTGCTTTTGCTCTTGGAATGTTTATTCCACTTGAATTGAACCTTCCACTTGTGGTGGGTGGTGCCGTAAACTGGTATGTAACATCACGCAGTAGCGATGCTAAGATGAACGAAGAAAGAGGCGAAAAGGGTACTCTTATTGCAAGTGGATTTATTGCAGGTGGTGCTTTGATGGGCGTTGTGAGCGCTTTGTTGCGCTTCGCTGGATTCGACTTTATCAATCAAGCTTGGTTGGATAACCCATTCTCTCAAGGCTTGTCGCTTATAGCATACGGTGCATTGATTTATTGCTTGGTTCGTTTTACAAAGAAATAA
- a CDS encoding Bax inhibitor-1/YccA family protein, with protein sequence MDRETFDRMIEEREEQMSLAFPALMRKVYVWMTLALIITGVTAYGVASSPGLIYTLTSSEYLFWGCLLGELGLVYFISSRIMNLSLTTATLLFIVYSILNGVTMSFIFLVYTMSSIANVFFITAGTFGVMSLIGYTTRRDLSKMGQLLMMALVGLIIASVANIFMKSDTLSLMVSYIGVVLFVGLTAWDTQKIKRMLAQADDITEDAQKIALLGALTLYLDFVNLFLYLLRLLGKRN encoded by the coding sequence ATGGATAGAGAAACTTTTGATAGAATGATTGAAGAACGTGAGGAACAGATGTCACTTGCGTTTCCAGCTTTAATGCGCAAGGTGTATGTCTGGATGACACTCGCATTGATTATAACAGGTGTAACTGCGTATGGAGTGGCTTCTTCGCCTGGTTTGATTTATACATTGACTAGCTCTGAATACTTGTTCTGGGGCTGTCTACTTGGTGAATTGGGTTTGGTTTACTTCATTTCATCTCGTATAATGAACCTTTCACTCACTACTGCAACATTGCTATTCATCGTTTATTCGATCTTAAATGGGGTAACAATGTCGTTTATCTTCTTGGTTTACACAATGTCTTCTATTGCCAATGTGTTCTTTATAACTGCAGGAACGTTTGGGGTGATGTCGCTTATTGGATACACAACAAGAAGAGACTTGTCGAAAATGGGACAGCTGTTGATGATGGCTTTGGTTGGACTTATTATCGCAAGTGTTGCAAATATCTTTATGAAAAGCGACACATTGTCGCTTATGGTTAGCTATATTGGTGTGGTGCTATTTGTGGGCTTGACTGCTTGGGATACTCAGAAAATTAAGCGTATGCTAGCGCAAGCAGATGATATTACCGAAGATGCACAAAAAATAGCATTGCTTGGAGCCTTGACCTTATATCTCGACTTTGTGAATCTTTTCTTATATCTACTTAGGTTGTTAGGAAAGAGAAATTAA
- the rplQ gene encoding 50S ribosomal protein L17, with the protein MLANMAISLIMHKRITTTLAKAKALKKYVEPLITRSKEDTTNSRRVVFRYLQNKYAVTELFKEISTKVADRPGGYTRVIKLGTRQGDAAEMAFIELVDYNENMAKAPKAVKKTRRSRKTTATKEAAAPEAKAEKVEEATAE; encoded by the coding sequence ATGCTTGCTAACATGGCTATCTCGTTGATTATGCACAAAAGAATCACTACGACTCTTGCAAAAGCAAAAGCTCTTAAGAAATATGTAGAGCCTTTGATCACACGTTCAAAGGAAGATACAACAAACTCACGTCGTGTTGTTTTCCGTTACTTGCAAAATAAATATGCAGTAACAGAGCTTTTCAAAGAAATTTCAACAAAGGTTGCTGATCGTCCAGGTGGTTACACTCGTGTAATCAAGTTGGGTACACGTCAAGGTGACGCTGCTGAAATGGCATTTATCGAGCTTGTTGACTACAATGAAAACATGGCAAAAGCTCCTAAAGCTGTTAAGAAAACACGTCGTAGCCGTAAGACTACTGCAACAAAAGAAGCTGCAGCTCCTGAAGCAAAAGCTGAAAAGGTTGAAGAAGCAACAGCAGAATAA
- the mutS gene encoding DNA mismatch repair protein MutS: protein MAVKDKGLTPMMKQFFTFKHQHPDAILLFRCGDFYETYSQDAVEASKILGITLTKRNNGGSSAVTEMAGFPHHALDTYLPKLVRAGRRVAICDQLEDPKLTKKLVKRGITELVTPGVALADNVLNYKENNFLAAIHFGKASCGIAFLDISTGEFLTGEGSYDTIEKLLVNFSPKEVLFDRDNKQQFNQYFGDKYCTFELDDWVFTESTARQKLLKHFGTQTLKGFGIDHLTNGIIASGAIMQYLEITQHTNINHITSISRIEEDRYVRLDKFTIRSLELINSMHEGGSSLLNVIDSTITPMGSRMLKRWLVFPLKEQKAIEQRLNVVEHIYNSEDFEQVLSDQLHRIGDLERIISRVAVGRVSPREVVQLRYALDAIEPIKAACVASKNESLVRMGEQITLCESIRARIAKEITSDPPQLVNKGGVIADGVNPELDELRAISHSGKDYLLHIQEREVEQTGISSLKIGYNNVFGYYLEVRNMHKDKVPQEWVRKQTLAQAERYITQELKEYEEKILGAEDKILALEAQIFNDLIAALQEFIPQIQINANIIARIDCLHSFASVAQSNHYVRPEINNTEVLDIKAGRHPVIEMQLPIGERYVPNDILLDSEKQQIMMITGPNMAGKSALLRQTALIVLLAQVGSFVPAHSASIGVVDKIFTRVGASDNISVGESTFMVEMTEAANILNNVSSRSLILFDELGRGTSTYDGISIAWAIVEYLHEQPKARARTLFATHYHELNEMEKRFERIKNFNVSVKEANGKVMFMRKLVEGGSEHSFGIHVADIAGMPKSIVKRANVILKQLEKNNDQVGEVSKNAINKLDEPNENVQLSFFKLDDPVLIQIRDEFLNLDINNLTPVEALNKLNDIKKIIKG, encoded by the coding sequence ATGGCAGTTAAAGATAAAGGACTCACCCCAATGATGAAGCAATTTTTCACATTTAAGCATCAACATCCAGATGCAATATTGCTTTTTCGTTGTGGAGATTTCTACGAAACATATTCACAAGACGCTGTAGAAGCATCGAAGATATTAGGGATAACGCTCACCAAACGAAACAATGGTGGCTCTTCTGCGGTTACAGAGATGGCAGGTTTCCCTCATCATGCGTTGGATACTTATCTTCCAAAGCTTGTTCGTGCGGGACGACGAGTGGCTATTTGCGACCAATTAGAAGACCCCAAACTAACAAAAAAGCTTGTTAAACGTGGTATAACCGAACTGGTTACGCCCGGAGTTGCATTGGCAGACAATGTATTAAACTATAAAGAAAATAACTTTTTAGCTGCCATTCATTTCGGAAAAGCCTCTTGTGGTATTGCATTTCTCGACATCTCAACAGGCGAATTCTTAACAGGCGAAGGCTCATACGATACAATAGAGAAGTTGTTGGTGAACTTCTCGCCCAAAGAAGTGTTGTTCGATAGAGATAATAAGCAACAGTTCAACCAATATTTTGGGGATAAATATTGCACATTCGAGCTTGATGATTGGGTTTTTACCGAGTCAACAGCCCGTCAAAAACTATTGAAACACTTCGGAACACAAACGCTTAAAGGCTTCGGAATCGACCATCTCACCAATGGAATTATCGCTTCTGGTGCCATTATGCAATATCTTGAAATCACCCAACACACCAATATTAACCACATCACATCCATCTCTCGAATAGAAGAAGATCGTTATGTGCGCCTCGATAAATTCACCATTCGAAGCTTAGAGCTCATCAACTCCATGCATGAGGGCGGTAGTTCGTTGCTCAATGTCATCGATAGCACCATCACACCAATGGGTAGTCGCATGCTCAAACGCTGGTTGGTGTTCCCTTTAAAAGAGCAAAAAGCAATAGAACAACGCCTCAATGTAGTAGAACATATCTACAATAGCGAAGACTTTGAGCAGGTGTTGTCCGATCAACTTCATCGTATTGGCGACTTAGAGCGCATCATTTCTCGTGTAGCAGTGGGCAGGGTGTCTCCAAGAGAGGTTGTTCAATTGCGCTATGCACTCGACGCTATCGAACCAATTAAGGCAGCTTGTGTGGCTTCAAAGAACGAATCTTTAGTGCGAATGGGCGAACAAATCACCCTATGCGAGTCTATTCGTGCTCGAATTGCAAAAGAAATCACCTCCGATCCACCACAACTTGTGAACAAAGGAGGCGTTATTGCCGATGGAGTGAACCCCGAGTTAGACGAGTTAAGAGCAATATCTCACTCAGGAAAAGACTATCTTTTGCACATTCAAGAGCGTGAAGTAGAGCAAACAGGCATTTCTTCTTTGAAGATAGGCTATAACAATGTGTTTGGATATTACCTCGAAGTGCGCAACATGCACAAAGATAAAGTGCCCCAAGAGTGGGTTCGTAAGCAAACACTTGCGCAGGCAGAACGCTATATTACACAAGAGTTGAAAGAGTATGAAGAGAAGATTTTAGGTGCCGAAGATAAGATTTTGGCACTCGAAGCGCAAATCTTTAACGACCTGATAGCGGCTCTTCAAGAGTTTATTCCACAAATACAAATCAATGCTAACATCATTGCTCGCATCGATTGTTTGCACTCTTTCGCTTCAGTAGCACAGTCGAACCACTATGTTCGTCCAGAGATTAACAACACAGAAGTGCTCGATATCAAGGCAGGAAGACACCCAGTTATCGAAATGCAGCTACCTATTGGAGAGCGTTATGTGCCCAATGACATTCTGCTCGATAGCGAAAAGCAACAAATTATGATGATTACAGGTCCTAATATGGCGGGTAAATCAGCTCTTTTGCGCCAAACTGCCCTCATAGTGCTATTGGCTCAGGTCGGAAGTTTCGTGCCTGCACATAGCGCAAGCATTGGTGTTGTAGACAAAATCTTCACCCGTGTAGGGGCAAGCGACAACATATCGGTGGGCGAATCAACCTTTATGGTAGAGATGACAGAGGCTGCAAACATTCTTAATAATGTGTCTTCACGTTCGCTTATCTTGTTCGATGAGTTGGGAAGAGGTACATCTACCTATGATGGAATAAGCATTGCGTGGGCCATTGTCGAGTATCTTCACGAGCAACCAAAGGCAAGAGCACGCACACTTTTTGCCACTCACTACCACGAACTCAATGAGATGGAGAAGCGATTCGAGCGCATTAAGAACTTCAATGTAAGCGTGAAAGAAGCCAATGGCAAAGTGATGTTTATGAGAAAGCTCGTAGAAGGCGGTTCAGAACACTCGTTTGGTATTCACGTTGCCGACATTGCTGGCATGCCAAAGAGCATAGTTAAGCGTGCAAATGTTATTTTGAAGCAACTCGAAAAGAACAACGATCAAGTGGGAGAGGTATCGAAAAACGCTATAAATAAGCTCGATGAGCCTAATGAAAACGTACAACTTAGCTTCTTTAAGTTAGACGATCCTGTGCTTATTCAGATACGAGATGAGTTCTTAAACCTTGATATTAACAACTTAACTCCCGTAGAAGCACTCAATAAGTTGAATGATATTAAGAAGATAATTAAAGGATAA